The following are from one region of the Capsicum annuum cultivar UCD-10X-F1 chromosome 1, UCD10Xv1.1, whole genome shotgun sequence genome:
- the LOC124897780 gene encoding uncharacterized protein LOC124897780, whose amino-acid sequence MNTNIAESLNAIFVDKIEYPVVAIFNSIAYRFGKIFRKRYVEVNSSRTPIVPIAEKILRKNMTEDGKLYVRNINGSTDKFTVFVCGPFAKVNLSKRSCSFRKYNLMKFSCAHAMTTLCLKHGDNYDSEWSVVREYLEMQVLQPDFDPKLGRRRVKRVKDVSESSRTKKRNKCSKCKRPGHKRTTWSCRRSAEAGHGAPADDQFSSGHS is encoded by the exons ATGAACACAAACATCGCCGAGTCGCTCAATGCAATATTCGTCGACAAAATAGAGTATCCAGTGGTGGCCATCTTTAATTCAATAGCATATAGGTTTGGCAAAATATTCAGGAAGAGGTATGTAGAGGTAaatagttcaagaactccaatcGTTCCTATAGCCGAGAAGATCTTGAGGAAAAATATGACCGAAGATGGCAAATTGTATGTAAGAAACATAAATGGAAGCACCGATAAATTCACCGTTTTTGTTTGTGGTCCTTTCGCCAAAGTTAATCTATCAAAAAGATCATGTTCTTTCAGGAAGTACAACTTGATGAAATTTTCATGCGCTCATGCAATGACAACGTTGTGTTTGAAGCATGGGGACAATTATG ATTCGGAATGGAGCGTGGTGCGGGAGTATCTAGAAATGCAAGTTCTTCAACCCGATTTTGATCCCAAACTAGGAAGGAGGAGGGTGAAACGCGTTAAGGATGTGTCGGAGTCTTCAAGAACCAAGAAAAGGAACAAGTGCTCCAAGTGCAAAAGGCCGGGACATAAGAGAACAACAT GGTCTTGCCGTCGATCAGCGGAGGCTGGACATGGAGCTCCGGCGGATGACCAGTTTTCTTCGGGCCATAGCTGA